The following coding sequences are from one uncultured Bacteroides sp. window:
- a CDS encoding TIR domain-containing protein produces MNIEMRTKIFIIEDDKETFETMKQIIEQGQLFKVIPESFKELENAFDKNHDSITIWDYVKKVIKANFNKGLKLIICDLDFNGSTEGDRLIKCIRNDRNYQIEECKYFTSIIPIIVYTNYPESEKEAINQGANLSIIKAVKSANKVAKNNVKEKLLATIKSQIELFDKTMQVISENFLSDAIKDEVIKFKKQHKDEITAFIMTSFQEEHKKIAEKIKDILKDVGIIGCIANKEGGEFADQLFTNVEILIHGCDFGIGIYADDSIINKEEKIRINSNLSLEVGYMLALRKKICILKEKKLQKINSDLCDRIYVSFDKEQPSSLKKSLNKWLDTKGLLKGSNDLS; encoded by the coding sequence ATGAATATAGAGATGAGAACTAAAATTTTTATTATCGAAGACGACAAAGAAACTTTCGAAACAATGAAACAAATTATTGAACAAGGACAACTTTTCAAAGTAATACCAGAGTCGTTTAAAGAGTTAGAGAATGCTTTTGATAAAAATCACGACAGTATTACTATATGGGATTACGTTAAAAAGGTTATAAAGGCGAATTTTAATAAGGGTTTGAAGTTAATTATTTGTGATCTTGATTTTAATGGGTCTACAGAAGGAGATCGCTTGATAAAATGCATAAGAAACGATAGAAATTATCAAATTGAAGAATGCAAATATTTTACATCAATAATACCGATTATTGTATATACAAATTATCCAGAATCAGAAAAGGAGGCTATTAATCAAGGAGCAAATCTCAGCATAATTAAGGCTGTCAAATCAGCCAACAAGGTAGCAAAGAATAACGTCAAAGAAAAACTTTTAGCAACTATAAAGAGCCAAATTGAGTTATTTGATAAAACTATGCAGGTTATCTCTGAGAATTTTTTATCCGATGCAATAAAAGATGAAGTTATTAAATTCAAAAAACAGCATAAAGATGAAATCACGGCATTCATAATGACATCATTTCAAGAAGAGCATAAGAAAATAGCAGAGAAAATAAAAGATATCTTAAAAGATGTAGGTATAATAGGATGCATAGCAAATAAGGAAGGCGGAGAATTTGCTGATCAATTATTCACTAATGTAGAAATTCTTATACATGGGTGTGATTTCGGCATAGGCATCTATGCCGATGATTCGATAATAAATAAAGAAGAAAAAATAAGAATTAACTCAAATTTATCTTTAGAAGTAGGTTATATGCTAGCTTTAAGAAAAAAAATTTGCATTTTAAAAGAAAAAAAATTGCAGAAAATTAATTCGGATTTATGTGATAGGATTTATGTATCTTTCGATAAAGAACAACCAAGCAGCTTAAAGAAAAGTCTTAATAAATGGTTAGACACAAAAGGCTTACTTAAAGGATCTAATGATTTAAGTTGA
- a CDS encoding DUF4238 domain-containing protein: MPNDKNNQYYIPKFYLRTFSYKENKKQIGIYNHTNKFYFQTAPLKTQGSKTFFYGEDGKIENALSKIESILAKEISKIIKSREIPKYNSDGHKLLLYFAALTYLRNPIAIEGIINSRKAVEERILEMDSKVNIDDLTPKITHEEAIEMSLSIINDIANYISDLDYKLLLNITDTKFISSGLPVVRYNQFLEYKKWEHGKTGYGTIGLQIFIPLSPELTIIFFDNKIYKVGNKKHNILEIRDKKDIDKLNQLQYLNSSETLFFSDYTSKFDIENLIENSSKYTMANQTTSQLSSTTRDNIIKKRKRREEKESDYNWKNRMYYKLGNRRNKNVIWC; encoded by the coding sequence ATGCCAAACGATAAAAATAATCAATACTATATTCCCAAATTTTATTTACGAACATTTTCGTATAAAGAGAATAAGAAACAAATCGGAATATATAACCATACAAATAAGTTTTATTTTCAAACTGCTCCCCTAAAAACACAAGGTTCGAAGACTTTTTTTTATGGTGAAGATGGAAAAATAGAAAATGCTTTATCCAAAATAGAAAGTATTCTTGCAAAAGAAATTTCTAAAATTATAAAAAGTAGAGAAATTCCAAAGTATAATAGCGATGGACATAAACTTCTATTATATTTTGCTGCTCTTACATATTTGAGAAACCCAATTGCAATTGAAGGAATTATAAATTCCAGGAAGGCTGTGGAAGAAAGGATTCTAGAAATGGATTCCAAAGTAAATATTGATGATTTAACTCCAAAAATAACTCATGAAGAAGCCATCGAAATGTCATTATCCATCATAAACGATATAGCAAACTACATTTCTGATTTAGATTATAAACTTTTATTAAATATAACAGATACTAAATTCATATCTTCTGGCTTACCAGTTGTAAGATATAATCAATTTCTAGAATATAAGAAATGGGAACATGGAAAAACTGGATATGGAACTATAGGATTACAAATTTTCATCCCATTATCTCCAGAGCTTACAATTATATTTTTTGATAATAAGATATATAAAGTTGGAAACAAAAAGCATAATATTTTAGAGATAAGAGACAAAAAAGATATTGATAAACTTAATCAATTGCAATATCTTAATAGCTCAGAGACTCTTTTTTTTAGTGATTATACAAGTAAATTTGATATAGAAAATTTGATTGAAAATTCATCTAAATACACTATGGCAAATCAAACAACCTCTCAATTAAGTTCTACAACAAGAGACAACATAATAAAAAAAAGAAAACGAAGAGAAGAAAAAGAGTCTGATTATAATTGGAAAAACAGAATGTACTACAAACTTGGAAATCGAAGGAATAAAAATGTTATCTGGTGTTAG
- a CDS encoding DUF262 domain-containing protein — protein sequence MSFFPPLSVSDAIEKIDYNQYLLPAIQRDFVWSSSKIEMLFDSLMQGYPIGSMLLWRVCGKNAENQRFYGMLKKYRERYLIRSEEVSTKNIPSFEVVLDGQQRLTALYIGLKGSYAYHGYNLAWKDNEYSIPTRYLYLNLKYKKDRKNDLNDSDDDKMYEFSFLKPAEAEKNDANNNWFKVGDILGIKGTAQLSACFKKHNIIENEAQEILCKLHDIVHLEKLIHYYLEESSDFTRALNIFIRINSGGITLSYSDLVMSTTIMGWINLDAKKEINGLVDELVREYGYSVNKDFILRTYLVLYNDDIKFRVNNFSVKNAKEFEKHWSNIKLAIREVFQLVTDFGYAPNTLTSLNALLPIVFYLYKADIIENFCRKIAYKKDRSLIKKWLHIVLLHQIFGGQAEGVLKAIRDTIKKEIAKGTELFPASAIATRLSKTNKSITVDEEFIQGLLYTSKDSRYAFPILALLFPQLDYKNRDFHLDHCHPLSVFTEKKLKARGIILNDSNKEHFTNCDYFNSIINLQMLDGNENKSKNAKNLSTWVAENSIPLKKHYLPDELELKDFPIFVEKRIALLTKALTETLTL from the coding sequence ATGTCATTCTTCCCGCCACTATCCGTTTCAGATGCAATTGAAAAGATTGATTACAATCAGTATTTACTTCCAGCTATTCAGAGGGATTTTGTATGGTCAAGTAGTAAAATTGAAATGTTGTTTGATTCTCTAATGCAAGGTTACCCTATTGGCTCAATGCTACTTTGGCGAGTTTGTGGGAAAAATGCAGAAAACCAAAGGTTTTATGGGATGTTGAAGAAATATCGAGAGCGCTATTTGATTCGTTCCGAGGAAGTTTCAACGAAGAATATACCAAGCTTTGAGGTTGTTTTAGACGGACAACAAAGATTAACTGCCCTTTATATAGGATTAAAAGGATCTTATGCTTATCATGGTTATAACTTAGCTTGGAAGGACAATGAATACTCTATTCCAACAAGGTATTTATATCTAAATCTAAAATATAAGAAAGACAGAAAAAATGACCTAAACGATAGTGATGACGATAAGATGTATGAATTTTCTTTTTTAAAACCGGCTGAAGCTGAAAAAAATGATGCTAATAACAATTGGTTCAAAGTTGGAGATATTCTAGGAATTAAAGGTACAGCACAACTATCGGCATGTTTTAAAAAGCATAATATCATAGAAAATGAAGCTCAAGAAATTTTATGTAAATTACACGACATTGTGCATTTAGAAAAACTAATTCATTATTATTTGGAAGAAAGCTCTGATTTCACAAGGGCTCTTAATATATTCATTAGAATAAATTCTGGTGGAATTACATTGAGCTATTCAGACTTAGTAATGTCAACAACTATAATGGGTTGGATAAACTTAGATGCAAAAAAAGAAATAAATGGACTGGTAGATGAACTTGTAAGAGAGTACGGATATTCTGTAAATAAAGACTTTATTCTTCGAACCTATCTAGTACTATATAATGACGACATAAAGTTCAGAGTTAATAACTTTAGCGTCAAAAACGCCAAAGAATTTGAGAAACATTGGAGCAACATAAAGTTAGCAATTAGAGAGGTTTTTCAGTTGGTTACAGACTTTGGTTATGCCCCAAATACGTTAACTTCTCTAAATGCGCTATTACCAATTGTATTTTATTTATACAAGGCAGATATAATTGAAAATTTTTGTCGAAAAATAGCCTATAAAAAAGACAGATCGTTAATAAAAAAATGGCTTCACATAGTACTTTTACACCAAATATTTGGAGGTCAAGCAGAAGGCGTTTTAAAAGCAATCAGAGATACAATCAAAAAAGAAATTGCAAAAGGAACTGAGCTTTTCCCTGCAAGTGCAATAGCAACAAGACTCTCTAAAACAAATAAATCAATAACTGTTGATGAAGAGTTTATCCAAGGGCTTTTATATACAAGCAAAGATAGCAGATATGCTTTTCCTATTTTAGCCCTACTTTTTCCTCAGTTGGATTACAAAAATAGAGATTTTCACTTAGATCATTGTCATCCACTTTCCGTCTTCACGGAAAAGAAATTGAAAGCAAGAGGTATTATTCTCAATGATAGCAACAAAGAGCATTTCACTAACTGCGATTATTTCAATTCAATTATCAACTTGCAGATGCTTGATGGAAATGAAAATAAGTCCAAAAATGCAAAGAACTTAAGTACTTGGGTCGCTGAAAATTCGATTCCATTAAAAAAACACTATCTCCCCGATGAACTTGAATTAAAAGACTTTCCAATATTTGTGGAGAAAAGAATAGCCTTATTGACAAAAGCATTAACAGAAACCTTAACTTTGTAA